Proteins encoded by one window of Arachis hypogaea cultivar Tifrunner chromosome 1, arahy.Tifrunner.gnm2.J5K5, whole genome shotgun sequence:
- the LOC112707250 gene encoding ABC transporter B family member 11, whose protein sequence is MKMEGNDTASSSKVAGPEMNQDPKKGKEKDEGKDTVPLYKLFSFADRLDRLLMLVGTVGAIGNGISMPLMTLIFGNMINAFGGNSNTKEVVDEVSKVSLKFVYLAVGTFFASLMQVACWMVTGERQAARIRGLYLQTILRQDVSFFDKETNTGEVVGRMSGDTVLIQDAMGEKVGQFIQLMATFVGGFIIAFVRGWLLSVVMLSSIPLLVMSGAVMTLVIQKTSSRGQTAYSAAASVVEQTIGSIRTVASFTGEKQAVIKYNQSLIKAYKTGLQEALASGFGFGVLYFVIISTYGLAIWYGAKMVIEKGYNGGEVITVIFALLTGSMSLGQASPSLSAFAAGQAAAFKMFETIKRKPEIDASDPNGLKLDDIRGDIELREVCFSYPTRPDELIFNGFSLSIPSGTTAALVGQSGSGKSTVVSLIERFYDPQAGEVLIDGINLKEFQLKWIRQKIGLVSQEPVLFASSIKENIAYGKDGATDEEIRAAAELANAAKFIDKLPQGLDTMVGEHGTQLSGGQKQRVAIARAILKDPRILLLDEATSALDAESERIVQEALDRIMVNRTTVIVAHRLSTIRNADAIAVIHQGKIVERGSHAELTRDPEGAYSQLIRLQEVKGANHKDKPESILHSGRISSHRSSSIRSLSHQESFGIGNSGRHSLTAPFPVPTAVGITELPPEAPTSSTVSPPPPEVPLLRLASLNKPEIPVLFMGSVAAVISGLIFPAFGLVLSKMITIFYEPAHKLRHDSRIWALVFVGLGALSLFVYPSRFYLFAVAGGKLIKRIREICFEKVVNMEVSWFDEADHSSGAIGARLATDAASIRAIVGDALGLMVENIATAVSALVISFDACWQLALIVLALAPLLGLNGYVQFKFLTGFSSDAKKLYEEASQVANDAVGSIRTVASFCAEEKVMDLYREKCEGPIKTGIRKGIISGIGFGVSFFMMYCVYATSFYAGARLVDDGKSTFSDVFRVFFALSMAAIGISQSSSLVPDSTKAKSAAASIFAILDRKSRIDPSEESGLTHEVKGEIELHHVSFKYPTRPDVQIFRNLSLTIRSGKTVALVGESGSGKSTVIALLQRFYDPDSGHITLDGNDIQTLQVKWLRQQMGLVSQEPVLFNDTIRANIAYGKGGDATEAEIIAAAELANAHKFISSLQQGYDTIVGERGVQLSGGQKQRVAIARAIVKNPKILLLDEATSALDAESEKVVQDALDRVMVDRTTIVVAHRLSTIKGADLIAVVKNGAIAEKGKHEALLNKGGDYASLVALHTSASS, encoded by the exons atgaaaatgGAAGGTAATGATACTGCGAGTTCTTCGAAAGTAGCAGGCCCTGAGATGAATCAAGATCCAAAGAAGGGAAAGGAGAAAGATGAAGGAAAAGACACAGTGCCATTGTACAAGCTTTTCTCATTTGCTGATCGGTTAGATCgtttgttgatgcttgttggaacAGTTGGTGCTATTGGTAATGGAATCTCCATGCCATTAATGACTCTAATATTTGGGAATATGATCAATGCATTTGGAGGAAACTCAAACACCAAAGAAGTTGTTGATGAAGTTTCCAAG GTGTCACTGAAATTTGTGTACTTGGCTGTGGGAACCTTTTTCGCATCACTCATGC AGGTGGCTTGTTGGATGGTTACTGGGGAGAGACAGGCAGCACGAATCAGAGGCTTATACCTTCAAACAATCTTGAGGCAGGATGTTAGCTTCTTCGACAAGGAAACGAATACCGGCGAGGTTGTTGGAAGGATGTCCGGCGATACTGTTCTTATTCAAGACGCCATGGGAGAGAAG GTAGGGCAGTTTATACAGTTGATGGCAACATTCGTTGGAGGTTTTATCATAGCATTTGTCAGAGGATGGCTTCTATCAGTTGTCATGCTCTCTTCTATTCCACTTCTTGTGATGTCTGGTGCTGTAATGACCCTGGTTATTCAAAAAACATCTTCTCGCGGACAAACAGCTTATTCTGCTGCAGCAAGCGTAGTAGAGCAGACTATAGGCTCCATTCGAACG GTTGCATCATTCACTGGGGAGAAACAAGCTGTAATTAAGTATAATCAGTCACTAATCAAAGCTTACAAGACCGGTTTGCAAGAGGCCCTGGCTTCTGGTTTCGGTTTTGGCGTACTGTATTTTGTTATAATTTCTACTTATGGTTTGGCTATATGGTATGGCGCCAAAATGGTAATCGAGAAAGGATATAATGGAGGCGAGGTTATCACTGTAATCTTTGCTCTATTGACCGGATCCAT GTCTCTTGGTCAGGCATCGCCGAGCCTAAGCGCGTTTGCTGCAGGGCAAGCGGCGGCGTTTAAGATGTTTGAAACAATTAAAAGGAAGCCGGAAATCGATGCTTCTGATCCCAACGGTCTAAAGCTCGACGACATTCGTGGAGACATAGAGCTTAGGGAGGTCTGCTTTAGTTATCCTACAAGGCCGGATGAACTGATATTCAATGGATTTTCGCTTTCGATACCGAGTGGAACTACTGCAGCTCTGGTGGGACAAAGTGGGAGTGGGAAATCAACAGTTGTTAGTTTGATTGAGAGATTCTACGATCCACAGGCTGGTGAAGTTCTCATTGATGGTATCAACCTCAAAGAATTTCAGCTTAAGTGGATCAGGCAGAAAATTGGCCTAGTTAGCCAGGAACCAGTTCTCTTTGCTAGTAGCATTAAAGAGAACATTGCTTATGGAAAAGACGGTGCAACCGATGAAGAAATCCGAGCCGCAGCAGAACTCGCCAATGCTGCAAAATTCATAGATAAGCTTCCTCAG GGATTGGATACAATGGTTGGTGAGCATGGAACTCAGCTCTCAGGAGGACAAAAGCAGAGAGTTGCAATAGCAAGAGCGATTTTGAAAGATCCAAGAATCTTACTTCTTGATGAAGCTACAAGTGCGCTTGATGCCGAATCTGAGAGGATAGTACAGGAGGCATTGGACAGAATAATGGTAAACCGAACAACTGTCATTGTCGCGCATCGTCTAAGTACTATAAGAAACGCTGATGCCATTGCTGTTATTCATCAAGGAAAAATAGTAGAAAGAG GTTCGCATGCTGAGCTCACGCGTGATCCTGAGGGGGCCTATAGCCAGTTAATTAGGCTGCAAGAAGTTAAAGGCGCAAATCACAAAGACAAACCAGAAAGTATTTTGCATTCTGGAAGAATCTCGAGTCATCGATCTTCTTCTATAAGATCTCTAAGCCATCAAGAATCATTCGGAATTGGAAACAGCGGCCGCCACTCATTGACAGCACCGTTTCCGGTTCCTACAGCAGTTGGCATCACGGAATTGCCACCTGAAGCTCCTACTTCTTCAACTGTCTCACCTCCGCCACCGGAAGTTCCTCTTCTTCGCCTCGCTTCTCTAAACAAGCCTGAGATTCCAGTCTTATTCATGGGATCAGTAGCTGCAGTGATAAGTGGCTTGATATTTCCAGCTTTCGGCCTAGTGCTTTCGAAAATGATCACAATTTTCTATGAACCGGCTCATAAGCTTCGCCACGATTCTAGAATTTGGGCACTGGTGTTTGTTGGACTTGGAGCACTATCATTGTTTGTGTACCCTTCTAGATTCTACCTTTTCGCCGTCGCCGGTGGTAAGTTGATCAAGAGGATCCGGGAGATATGTTTCGAGAAAGTGGTCAATATGGAGGTGAGCTGGTTCGACGAAGCTGATCATTCAAGCGGAGCGATTGGTGCTAGGCTTGCTACTGATGCTGCTTCGATCCGAGCTATAGTCGGGGATGCACTTGGATTGATGGTTGAAAACATTGCTACAGCAGTTTCTGCCTTGGTGATTTCTTTTGATGCCTGCTGGCAACTTGCTCTTATAGTTCTCGCTTTGGCGCCTTTGTTGGGGCTAAATGGATATGTGCAGTTCAAGTTCTTGACAGGATTCAGCTCTGATGCAAAG AAATTATATGAGGAAGCAAGTCAAGTGGCAAATGATGCTGTAGGGAGTATTAGAACAGTTGCTTCCTTCTGTGCTGAAGAGAAGGTGATGGACTTATACCGCGAAAAATGCGAAGGACCGATCAAGACAGGGATAAGAAAGGGAATAATCAGTGGTATAGGTTTTGGAGTATCATTCTTCATGATGTATTGTGTTTATGCAACTAGCTTCTATGCCGGAGCTCGTCTCGTGGATGATGGAAAATCAACATTCTCAGATGTCTTCAGA GTCTTCTTTGCTCTCAGCATGGCAGCTATTGGAATCTCTCAATCCAGCTCCTTAGTCCCTGACTCAACCAAAGCGAAAAGCGCTGCAGCATCTATATTCGCCATTCTTGATCGAAAGTCGCGAATAGACCCCAGTGAGGAATCTGGATTAACACATGAAGTTAAGGGAGAAATTGAGCTTCACCATGTCAGTTTCAAGTATCCAACTAGGCCTGATGTTCAAATATTCCGCAATCTTAGCTTGACAATTCGTAGTGGCAAG ACAGTTGCACTGGTTGGAGAAAGTGGAAGTGGAAAGTCAACAGTGATAGCATTGCTACAAAGATTTTATGACCCTGATTCAGGTCACATTACACTTGATGGAAATGATATCCAAACACTTCAAGTTAAGTGGCTAAGACAACAGATGGGTTTGGTTAGCCAAGAGCCTGTTTTGTTCAACGACACGATCCGAGCCAACATCGCATATGGAAAAGGAGGAGATGCAACAGAAGCAGAAATCATAGCTGCAGCAGAACTTGCTAATGCTCACAAGTTCATTAGTAGTTTGCAGCAG GGTTATGACACGATAGTAGGCGAGCGTGGCGTCCAATTATCCGGTGGCCAGAAGCAGCGAGTGGCGATTGCAAGAGCCATAGTTAAGAATCCCAAGATATTGCTTCTAGATGAAGCAACAAGTGCACTTGATGCTGAGTCTGAGAAAGTGGTTCAGGATGCACTTGACAGGGTTATGGTGGACAGAACCACCATTGTGGTGGCACATAGGCTATCTACAATCAAAGGTGCTGATTTGATTGCAGTAGTTAAGAATGGTGCTATTGCAGAGAAGGGTAAGCATGAAGCTTTGCTCAATAAGGGAGGTGACTATGCTTCATTGGTAGCATTGCACACAAGTGCTTCATCTTAG